In one window of Vanrija pseudolonga chromosome 5, complete sequence DNA:
- the ybfG gene encoding Putative uncharacterized protein YbfG yields the protein MRPLAELLSDDPALPELHEWIAASPSAVTLLPAPDYAGTTLQQLGFTTGSFLGTLAYSTGGMIVDYWLRIYGGGSAELPRKLVPPGTSFTIPASDATAAGMILVGDDVVGGFFALDGGVLGNPGKIHYLAPDALEWENLELGHGAWVASMLSGAVNQFYASLRWPTWKGDMKNATADKSFSFYPPLWTKEGSVATSDRRLVPVTEVLGLKRV from the coding sequence ATGCGccccctcgccgagctgctaAGCGACGACCCCGCGCTCCCCGAGCTACATGAGTGGATCGCGGCGTCACCAAGCGCCGTCACCCTCCTCCCTGCGCCCGACTACGCCGGCACCACCCTCCAACAGCTGGGATTCACGACGGGCTCGTTCCTCGGCACGCTGGCGTACTCCACTGGCGGGATGATCGTGGACTACTGGCTGCGGATCtatggcggcggcagtgcgGAGCTACCGCGCAAGTTGGTGCCGCCGGGCACGTCGTTCACTATCCCCGCTTCGGACGCCACGGCGGCAGGCATgatcctcgtcggcgacgatgtcgtcggcgggttcttcgcgctcgacggcggcgtgctcggtAACCCGGGCAAGATCCACTACCTCGCCCCTGACGCGCTGGAGTGGGAgaacctcgagctcgggcacggcgcgtGGGTCGCGTCGATGCTCAGCGGCGCGGTAAACCAGTTTTACGCCAGCCTCCGCTGGCCTACGTGGAAGGGCGACATGAAGAACGCCACGGCGGACAAGAGCTTCAGCTTCTACCCCCCGCTCTGGACCAAGGAGGGGAGCGTGGCCACGAGCGATAGGCGGCTGGTGCCCGTCACTGAGGTGTTAGGGCTCAAGAGGGTGTAG
- the Dnajc9 gene encoding DnaJ subfamily C member 9, with the protein MEDTDPILTFFSEAEAAIDDILYTTLGVKRESPADEIRKAYRKAALLCHPDKHSHKSEEERAAASVKFQRVGFSWAVLSDDKRRKRYDATGKTDELQFGDAEEAGWDAYFDDLFERVDRKMLDDDKEKYQGSEDELEDLRDAYIKGKGNFVTIMSHIPHSAWADEARFVVAIEAEIKAGNLERTAKWTATSTDERASEARRKSEEKSAKAAEKRAKELGVHDEFYGSGKKGKRNGEKKKEQPAETGLAALIRARQGSRTVGIQSLEAKYRQIEEDAKARSKKRKGKAVEDPPDLDDEAFAALQAKMFGDKAKGAAGKGDKKRKTK; encoded by the exons ATGGAGGACACCGACCCCATCCTCACATTCTTCtcagaggcagaggcagcaATCGACGACATCCTCTACACTaccctcggcgtcaagcgCGAGTCTCCAGCAGACGAGATCCGCAAGGCGTACCGCAAAGCCGCACTCCTTTGCCACCCGGACAAACACTCGCACAAgagtgaggaggagcgcgccgccgcgtcagTCAAGTTTCAGCGCGTCGGCTTCTCATGGGCTGTACTATCAGATGACAAGCGTCGCAAGCG ctACGATGCGACTGGCAAGACCGACGAGCTCCAgttcggcgacgccgaggaggccggctGGGACGCGTACTTTGACGACCTGttcgagcgtgtcgaccgcAAGATGCTCGAtgacgacaaggagaagtACCAGG gctccgaggacgagctcgaggacctccGCGACGCATAcatcaagggcaagggcaactTTGTGACGATCATGTCGCACATCCCGCACTCTGCATgggcggacgaggcgcgtTTCGTCGTGGCCATCGAGGCGGAGATCAAGGCCGGCAACCTGGAACGCACGGCCAAGTGGACTGCGACGAGCAcggacgagcgcgcgtcCGAGGCGCGGCGGAAGAGCGAGGAGAAGAGCGCCAAGGCGGCAGAAAAGCGCGCAAAGGAGCTGGGCGTGCACGACGAGTTTTACGGCTCGgggaagaagggcaagcgtaatggcgagaagaagaaggagcaGCCCGCCGAGaccggcctcgcggcgctcatccGTGCCCGCCAGGGCTCGCGCACGGTCGGCATCCAGTCCCTCGAGGCCAAGTACCGCCagatcgaggaggacgccaaggcccgcagcaagaagcgcaagggcaaggcggtcgaggacccgcccgacctcgacgacgaggcgttcGCCGCCCTCCAGGCCAAGATGTTtggcgacaaggccaagggcgccgccggcaagggggacaagaagcgcaagacgAAGTGA